A genomic window from Phyllopteryx taeniolatus isolate TA_2022b chromosome 2, UOR_Ptae_1.2, whole genome shotgun sequence includes:
- the usp8 gene encoding ubiquitin carboxyl-terminal hydrolase 8 isoform X1 — MPAVSTGAKDLYLSTSLGDLNKKAEVKPDKISARNYVQSACKIFKAAEESRLDRDEERAYVLYMKYLAVYSIVKTRPDFKEQLEYYMTMLGPKNFKKAIEEAEKLAESLKLRYEEVEVRKKLEEKDRQEEKKKREEITEKDDSRSSPKSSSASKDSNKVKGELNDLRNASSKTVAVGGITAEKLFHMMKDQMITLIVMDARSQRDFEESHIRVPSQACISVPEEAISAGITVTHIEEKLPEVSKEQWERRGSVDYLVLLDWFSSVTDLTMATPLQSLKDALYKWDSVTILRSEPLVLEGGYENWLLFYPMYTTNAKVRPPRQNIVNTLPLLNFSYPSLEEPKPPTPPEPEPEIRPEPLEPSAPLLVNGVAPTEARTPTPPVSAERLANTVDALFSKLEMSKKGPVTDTSSQPSLTSKAPPQFDRTKKPPISFSDEPNAILNGPDKEFSKNTPNVPDRSAKPAFTVSPSEEEQSQEKARQEQQKGIQEHQLEEEREAKELKEKLEREQSDKKKKEEEDKGHQDKKRLERQKAKEEEDKENHGWKDKDNRGREQNAEAPSKSMSLDSAAPSLIISEVKREPLTRARSEEMGRSVPGLPVGWMKFLDTVTGTFRYYHSPTNRVHLYPPEVTVPTPAAVEQKQPQAAVPSSDVEREQEREQSKLKRSYSSPDISQDLREEVQKKSSAPVPAATVPTFNRATKPPSVKVYSKVELARPSAAKIRSLNPTFGGLGASLTGLRNLGNTCYMNSILQCLCNTPRMAEYFNNNSYLDDINRFNILGHKGEVAEEFGVIMKALWAGLYRCISPRDFKITIGKINDQFAGYDQQDSQELLLFLMDGLHEDLNKADNRKRYKEEENDHMDDQMAADQAWDKHMHLNKSIIVSLFQGQFKSTVQCQTCHRKSRTFETFMYLSLPLASTSKCSLQDCLRLFSKEERLTENNKVFCRHCRAHRDSTKKLEIWTVPPILLVHLKRFSYEGRWKQKLQTSVDFPLDALDLTQYVIGPKQNQNRYNLFGVSNHYGGLDGGHYTAYCKNSLKQRWYKFDDHEVSDISTSSVKSSAAYILFYSAL; from the exons ATGCCTGCGGTGTCCACCGGTGCCAAGGACCTCTATTTGTCCACATCTCTCGGGGACCTCAATAAAAAAGCTGAAGTTAAGCCAGACAAGATAAGCGCAAGAAA CTATGTTCAGAGTGCCTGCAAAATCTTCAAGGCGGCAGAGGAGAGTCGTCTGGACAGAGATGAGGAGAGAGCttatgtgctttacatgaagTATCTAGCagtatatagcattgttaagaCGAGACCAGACTTCAAGGAGCAGTTG GAGTATTACATGACCATGCTTGGGCCCAAAAACTTCAAGAAAGCCATCGAAGAAGCTGAGAAGCTCGCTGAAAGCCTCAAACTCAG GTATGAGGAAGTTGAAGTAAGGAAAAAGCTGGAAGAGAAGGACAgacaagaggagaaaaaaaagcggGAGGAAATAACGGAGAAAGATGACAGTCGAAGCTCTCCCAAATCCTCATCGGCAAGCAAGGACAGCAATAAG GTAAAAGGAGAGCTGAATGACTTGAGGAACGCATCTTCAAAAA CTGTGGCGGTGGGTGGGATCACGGCCGAGAAACTTTTCCACATGATGAAGGATCAAATGATTACTCTAATCGTCATGGATGCCCGAAGCCAGCGAGACTTTGAGGAGTCTCACATCCGGGTCCCATCTCAGGCCTGCATCAGCGTGCCCGAGGAGGCCATCAGTGCAGG AATCACCGTGACTCACATTGAAGAAAAGCTCCCAGAAGTGTCCAAAGAGCAGTGGGAAAGGCGAGGATCCGTGGATTACTTAGTCCTTTTGGACTGGTTTAGTTCTGTTACGGATCTAACGATGGCCACTCCATTGCAGAGTCTCAAAGATGCTCTATACAAG TGGGACAGTGTGACCATCTTGCGCAGTGAGCCGCTAGTGCTGGAGGGGGGCTATGAGAACTGGCTGTTATTTTACCCAATGTACACGACCAATGCTAAAGTCCGCCCCCCTAGGCAGAATATTGTCAACACTCTTCCTCTGT TAAACTTCAGTTACCCGTCTCTTGAGGAACCAAAACCTCCAACACCGCCTGAGCCAGAACCCGAAATCAGACCTGAGCCTCTAGAACCTTCCGCTCCCTTACTCGTGAATGGAGTTGCGCCAACTGAAGCCCGCACGCCCACACCACCTGTGAGCGCAGAGAGATTGGCAAACACTGTTGACGCTCTTTTCTCTAAGCTGGAAATGAGTAAGAAAGGACCAGTGACGGATACGTCCAGCCAACCCTCTTTGACGTCCAAGGCCCCCCCACAG TTTGACCGTACCAAAAAACCACCGATCAGCTTCTCAGATGAACCTAATGCGATCCTGAATGGACCAGACAAAGAATTCAGCAAGAACACTCCAAATGTGCCCGACCGCTCAGCCAAACCAGCCTTCACTGTTTCTCCGTCTGAAGAAGAGCAAAGTCAGGAGAAAGCCAGGCAAGAACAGCAGAAAGGCATTCAAGAGCATCAGCTGGAAGAGGAGAGGGAGGCGAAGGAGCTGAAAGAGAAGCTAGAAAGGGAACAGAGCgataagaaaaagaaggaagaggaggacaaagGACATCAAGACAAAAAGAGACTGGAGAGACAGAAGGCAAAGGAAGAGGAAGACAAAGAGAACCATGGGTGGAAGGACAAAGACAATCGGGGAAGAGAGCAGAATGCCGAAGCCCCCTCAAAAAGTATGTCTCTCGACTCAGCTGCTCCCAGTCTTATCATCAGTGAGGTAAAG cgGGAGCCATTGACAAGAGCGAGAAGTGAGGAAATGGGAAGGAGCGTGCCAGGTCTGCCAGTCGGTTGGATGAAG TTCCTTGACACTGTTACCGGAACCTTCCGATACTACCATTCCCCAACCAACCGCGTCCACCTGTACCCGCCTGAGGTTACTGTTCCGACACCAGCAGCAGTCGAACAGAAACAGCCGCAAGCAGCAGTGCCTTCTTCCGACGTAGAGAGAGAGCAGGAGCGGGAGCAGTCCAAATTAAAACGCTCATACTCTTCACCAGACATCAGCCAGGACCTAAGGGAGGAGGTCCAGAAGAAGAGCTCTGCCCCAGTACCCGCTGCTACCGTGCCCACCTTCAATAGAGCAACCAA ACCTCCCAGTGTTAAAGTCTATTCTAAAGTGGAGCTTGCGCGACCTTCAGCTGCCAAAATTCGCAGCCTGAATCCAACGTTTGGAGGCCTGGGCGCAAGTTTGACCGGCCTTCGTAATCTTGGCAACACTTGCTATATGAACTCCATCTTGCAGTGTCTGTGCAACACCCCCCGCATGGCAGAGTACTTCAACAATAATTCTTACCTGGATGATATCAACAG GTTCAACATTCTTGGCCATAAAGGGGAAGTTGCGGAAGAATTCGGCGTGATCATGAAGGCGCTCTGGGCCGGTCTGTACAGGTGCATCAGTCCACGAGACTTTAAGATCACCATAGGAAAGATCAATGATCAGTTTGCTGGCTATGACCAGCAAGACTCCCAGGAGTTGCTGCTCTTTCTCATGGATGGCCTCCACGAGGACCTCAATAAG GCAGACAacaggaagcgctacaaagagGAGGAAAACGACCACATGGATGATCAGATGGCGGCAGACCAGGCCTGGGACAAACACATGCATCTCAACAAGTCCATCATCGTGTCACTCTTCCAGGGCCAGTTCAAGTCCACCGTGCAGTGTCAGACCTGCCACCGTAAGTCTAGAACCTTTGAGACCTTCATGTACCTGTCGCTGCCTCTGGCCTCCACCAGCAAGTGCTCTCTACAG GATTGTCTGAGGCTGTTCTCAAAGGAAGAGCGGCTGACGGAGAACAACAAGGTCTTCTGCAGGCACTGCAGAGCTCACAGAGATTCCACCAAGAAACTGGAGATCTGGACGGTCCCCCCAATTCTCTTGGTGCACCTGAAGCG CTTCTCCTATGAGGGCCGATGGAAACAGAAGCTGCAGACCTCTGTAGATTTCCCTCTAGACGCTCTGGACCTGACCCAGTACGTCATCGGACCTAAGCAGAACCAGAACAGATATAACCTTTTTGGAGTGTCT AACCACTATGGAGGTTTGGACGGTGGCCATTACACCGCCTACTGTAAGAACTCCTTGAAGCAGCGTTGGTACAAGTTTGACGATCACGAGGTTTCCGATATCTCCACGTCCTCTGTCAAATCATCCGCCGCCTACATTCTGTTTTACTCCGCCCTGTGA
- the usp8 gene encoding ubiquitin carboxyl-terminal hydrolase 8 isoform X2, whose product MMKDQMITLIVMDARSQRDFEESHIRVPSQACISVPEEAISAGITVTHIEEKLPEVSKEQWERRGSVDYLVLLDWFSSVTDLTMATPLQSLKDALYKWDSVTILRSEPLVLEGGYENWLLFYPMYTTNAKVRPPRQNIVNTLPLLNFSYPSLEEPKPPTPPEPEPEIRPEPLEPSAPLLVNGVAPTEARTPTPPVSAERLANTVDALFSKLEMSKKGPVTDTSSQPSLTSKAPPQFDRTKKPPISFSDEPNAILNGPDKEFSKNTPNVPDRSAKPAFTVSPSEEEQSQEKARQEQQKGIQEHQLEEEREAKELKEKLEREQSDKKKKEEEDKGHQDKKRLERQKAKEEEDKENHGWKDKDNRGREQNAEAPSKSMSLDSAAPSLIISEVKREPLTRARSEEMGRSVPGLPVGWMKFLDTVTGTFRYYHSPTNRVHLYPPEVTVPTPAAVEQKQPQAAVPSSDVEREQEREQSKLKRSYSSPDISQDLREEVQKKSSAPVPAATVPTFNRATKPPSVKVYSKVELARPSAAKIRSLNPTFGGLGASLTGLRNLGNTCYMNSILQCLCNTPRMAEYFNNNSYLDDINRFNILGHKGEVAEEFGVIMKALWAGLYRCISPRDFKITIGKINDQFAGYDQQDSQELLLFLMDGLHEDLNKADNRKRYKEEENDHMDDQMAADQAWDKHMHLNKSIIVSLFQGQFKSTVQCQTCHRKSRTFETFMYLSLPLASTSKCSLQDCLRLFSKEERLTENNKVFCRHCRAHRDSTKKLEIWTVPPILLVHLKRFSYEGRWKQKLQTSVDFPLDALDLTQYVIGPKQNQNRYNLFGVSNHYGGLDGGHYTAYCKNSLKQRWYKFDDHEVSDISTSSVKSSAAYILFYSAL is encoded by the exons ATGATGAAGGATCAAATGATTACTCTAATCGTCATGGATGCCCGAAGCCAGCGAGACTTTGAGGAGTCTCACATCCGGGTCCCATCTCAGGCCTGCATCAGCGTGCCCGAGGAGGCCATCAGTGCAGG AATCACCGTGACTCACATTGAAGAAAAGCTCCCAGAAGTGTCCAAAGAGCAGTGGGAAAGGCGAGGATCCGTGGATTACTTAGTCCTTTTGGACTGGTTTAGTTCTGTTACGGATCTAACGATGGCCACTCCATTGCAGAGTCTCAAAGATGCTCTATACAAG TGGGACAGTGTGACCATCTTGCGCAGTGAGCCGCTAGTGCTGGAGGGGGGCTATGAGAACTGGCTGTTATTTTACCCAATGTACACGACCAATGCTAAAGTCCGCCCCCCTAGGCAGAATATTGTCAACACTCTTCCTCTGT TAAACTTCAGTTACCCGTCTCTTGAGGAACCAAAACCTCCAACACCGCCTGAGCCAGAACCCGAAATCAGACCTGAGCCTCTAGAACCTTCCGCTCCCTTACTCGTGAATGGAGTTGCGCCAACTGAAGCCCGCACGCCCACACCACCTGTGAGCGCAGAGAGATTGGCAAACACTGTTGACGCTCTTTTCTCTAAGCTGGAAATGAGTAAGAAAGGACCAGTGACGGATACGTCCAGCCAACCCTCTTTGACGTCCAAGGCCCCCCCACAG TTTGACCGTACCAAAAAACCACCGATCAGCTTCTCAGATGAACCTAATGCGATCCTGAATGGACCAGACAAAGAATTCAGCAAGAACACTCCAAATGTGCCCGACCGCTCAGCCAAACCAGCCTTCACTGTTTCTCCGTCTGAAGAAGAGCAAAGTCAGGAGAAAGCCAGGCAAGAACAGCAGAAAGGCATTCAAGAGCATCAGCTGGAAGAGGAGAGGGAGGCGAAGGAGCTGAAAGAGAAGCTAGAAAGGGAACAGAGCgataagaaaaagaaggaagaggaggacaaagGACATCAAGACAAAAAGAGACTGGAGAGACAGAAGGCAAAGGAAGAGGAAGACAAAGAGAACCATGGGTGGAAGGACAAAGACAATCGGGGAAGAGAGCAGAATGCCGAAGCCCCCTCAAAAAGTATGTCTCTCGACTCAGCTGCTCCCAGTCTTATCATCAGTGAGGTAAAG cgGGAGCCATTGACAAGAGCGAGAAGTGAGGAAATGGGAAGGAGCGTGCCAGGTCTGCCAGTCGGTTGGATGAAG TTCCTTGACACTGTTACCGGAACCTTCCGATACTACCATTCCCCAACCAACCGCGTCCACCTGTACCCGCCTGAGGTTACTGTTCCGACACCAGCAGCAGTCGAACAGAAACAGCCGCAAGCAGCAGTGCCTTCTTCCGACGTAGAGAGAGAGCAGGAGCGGGAGCAGTCCAAATTAAAACGCTCATACTCTTCACCAGACATCAGCCAGGACCTAAGGGAGGAGGTCCAGAAGAAGAGCTCTGCCCCAGTACCCGCTGCTACCGTGCCCACCTTCAATAGAGCAACCAA ACCTCCCAGTGTTAAAGTCTATTCTAAAGTGGAGCTTGCGCGACCTTCAGCTGCCAAAATTCGCAGCCTGAATCCAACGTTTGGAGGCCTGGGCGCAAGTTTGACCGGCCTTCGTAATCTTGGCAACACTTGCTATATGAACTCCATCTTGCAGTGTCTGTGCAACACCCCCCGCATGGCAGAGTACTTCAACAATAATTCTTACCTGGATGATATCAACAG GTTCAACATTCTTGGCCATAAAGGGGAAGTTGCGGAAGAATTCGGCGTGATCATGAAGGCGCTCTGGGCCGGTCTGTACAGGTGCATCAGTCCACGAGACTTTAAGATCACCATAGGAAAGATCAATGATCAGTTTGCTGGCTATGACCAGCAAGACTCCCAGGAGTTGCTGCTCTTTCTCATGGATGGCCTCCACGAGGACCTCAATAAG GCAGACAacaggaagcgctacaaagagGAGGAAAACGACCACATGGATGATCAGATGGCGGCAGACCAGGCCTGGGACAAACACATGCATCTCAACAAGTCCATCATCGTGTCACTCTTCCAGGGCCAGTTCAAGTCCACCGTGCAGTGTCAGACCTGCCACCGTAAGTCTAGAACCTTTGAGACCTTCATGTACCTGTCGCTGCCTCTGGCCTCCACCAGCAAGTGCTCTCTACAG GATTGTCTGAGGCTGTTCTCAAAGGAAGAGCGGCTGACGGAGAACAACAAGGTCTTCTGCAGGCACTGCAGAGCTCACAGAGATTCCACCAAGAAACTGGAGATCTGGACGGTCCCCCCAATTCTCTTGGTGCACCTGAAGCG CTTCTCCTATGAGGGCCGATGGAAACAGAAGCTGCAGACCTCTGTAGATTTCCCTCTAGACGCTCTGGACCTGACCCAGTACGTCATCGGACCTAAGCAGAACCAGAACAGATATAACCTTTTTGGAGTGTCT AACCACTATGGAGGTTTGGACGGTGGCCATTACACCGCCTACTGTAAGAACTCCTTGAAGCAGCGTTGGTACAAGTTTGACGATCACGAGGTTTCCGATATCTCCACGTCCTCTGTCAAATCATCCGCCGCCTACATTCTGTTTTACTCCGCCCTGTGA
- the hdc gene encoding histidine decarboxylase: MRGDLRFPIQPASLQHHYRPFESGPNETNMQAEEYNRRGKEMVDYIAKYLGSIRERRVIPDVKPGYMRDLLPDAAPTEPEDWERIFDDIEKVIMPGVVHWQSPRMHAYYPSLTSWPSMLGDMLADAINCVGFTWASSPACTELEMNVMDWLCKALGLPQFFLHYHIESRGGGIIQSTVSESTLVALLAARKDKIVQLRAELERDMDDSVLNSTLVAYASDQAHSSVEKAGQISLVKIRFLPTDEHLSLRGEMLKQAIQEDRRRGLVPFLLCATLGTTGVCAFDTLSELGPVCADEGLWLHVDAAYAGSAYFCPELRWSLAGIEFAHSFVFNPSKWMMVHFDCTAFWVKDKLKLQQTFSVDPVYLRHENSQAATDFMHWQIPLSRRFRSLKLWFVMRSFGLKNLQGHIRHGIEMATLLESLIRSDPNFEVPAKRYLGLVVFSLKKGNALTQELLRRLTRSGAMYLIPADIHTKRIIRFTVTSQHTTADDIRRDWSVISKIASNLLAETRALDGSKTLGGKVKGDEENSGVRPQETEETAPRMDMAQVELWIDKAWNQSRRPMRSLSCNSDPLPYSYLGPRTGYAFETKLSPQDEAALPTLATTGGGPAGKMAEMPSNIVGKQIVKKLTKFNSVPSFCNQWAQGGRRQLCCSLKVSQASKHLTSTCRRINCMPSSPITNTAASPTPMETTPAPKLL; this comes from the exons ATGCGAGGTGATCTCCGCTTCCCAATACAGCCGGCATCTCTGCAGCATCATTACAGACCATTCGAGAGCGGTCCCAACGAGACAAATATGCAGGCTGAGGAATACAACCGCCGAG GTAAGGAGATGGTGGACTACATCGCAAAGTATTTGGGCTCCATCCGAGAGAGAAGGGTTATTCCAGATGTAAAGCCAGGTTACATGAGGGACCTTCTCCCAGACGCCGCACCCACTGAGCCAGAGGACTGGGAGAGAATCTTTGACGACATCGAGAAGGTCATCATGCCGGGA GTGGTTCACTGGCAGAGTCCTCGCATGCACGCCTACTATCCCAGTCTGACGTCATGGCCCTCAATGCTGGGGGACATGCTGGCTGATGCCATCAACTGTGTTGGCTTCACATGG GCCTCTAGTCCTGCATGCACAGAGTTGGAAATGAATGTGATGGACTGGCTCTGCAAAGCCTTAGGGCTTCCTCAGTTCTTTCTCCATTACCACATAGAGAGTCGAGGAGGAGGTATAATCCAG AGCACCGTCAGTGAAAGCACATTAGTGGCTCTGCTGGCGGCCAGGAAAGACAAAATTGTGCAGCTGCGGGCCGAGCTGGAGCGCGACATGGACGACTCTGTCCTGAATTCGACACTAGTGGCTTATGCTTCCGATCAG GCGCACTCCTCAGTGGAGAAGGCAGGTCAGATCTCTCTGGTGAAGATCCGATTCCTTCCCACGGATGAGCATCTGTCTCTGAGAGGAGAGATGTTGAAACAGGCGATACAAGAGGACAGGAGGAGAGGACTGGTCCCTTTTCTG CTATGCGCCACTTTGGGAACCACAGGGGTGTGTGCCTTTGACACGCTCTCAGAATTAGGACCAGTGT GTGCGGACGAGGGACTATGGCTCCACGTGGACGCCGCTTATGCCGGGTCAGCCTACTTCTGTCCGGAACTGCGCTGGTCCCTTGCCGGCATTGAATTTGCACACTCGTTTGTCTTCAACCCATCCAAATGGATGATGGTCCATTTTGATTGCACAGCTTTTTG GGTCAAGGACAAACTCAAACTCCAACAGACGTTCAGTGTCGACCCTGTTTATCTCAGACACGAAAACTCACAAGCAGCCACAGACTTCATG CACTGGCAGATTCCACTCAGTCGTCGTTTCCGCTCTCTCAAGCTCTGGTTCGTCATGCGCTCGTTTGGACTGAAAAACCTCCAGGGACACATCAGACAC GGTATCGAGATGGCAACGCTCCTGGAGTCTCTGATAAGAAGTGACCCAAACTTTGAGGTTCCTGCAAAGAGATACCTCGGCCTGGTTGTTTTCAGTCTCAAG AAAGGTAATGCTTTAACCcaggagctgctgaggaggCTGACACGCTCCGGCGCCATGTACCTCATTCCTGCAGACATTCACACCAAACGCATCATTCGATTCACGGTGACCTCACAGCACACCACGGCAGATGACATCCGCCGAGACTGGAGCGTTATCTCCAAAATAGCTTCCAATCTCCTCGCTGAGACACGGGCTCTCGATGGTTCTAAGACGTTAGGAGGCAAGGTGAAAGGCGATGAAGAGAACAGCGGCGTCAGGCCCCAAGAGACTGAGGAGACAGCCCCGAGGATGGACATGGCCCAAGTGGAGCTTTGGATAGACAAGGCTTGGAATCAGTCCAGGAGACCCATGCGCTCTCTGAGCTGCAACAGTGACCCTCTGCCATACAGTTACCTCGGTCCAAGAACCGGCTACGCCTTTGAAACAAAGCTGAGCCCTCAAGACGAAGCCGCCCTGCCGACGTTGGCAACAACAGGGGGCGGCCCCGCAGGAAAGATGGCAGAGATGCCTTCAAATATTGTGGGGAAGCAAATCGTGAAAAAGCTGACCAAGTTTAACAGTGTTCCGAGTTTCTGCAATCAGTGGGCACAGGGTGGCCGCCGCCAGCTGTGCTGCTCTCTAAAAGTCTCGCAGGcttcaaaacatttgacctccaCGTGTAGAAGAATAAACTGTATGCCTTCTTCACCCATTACCAACACAGCTGCCTCTCCTACTCCAATGGAAACTACCCCTGCACCCAAGCTCCTATAA